A genomic region of Brevibacillus sp. JNUCC-41 contains the following coding sequences:
- the scpA gene encoding methylmalonyl-CoA mutase encodes MKRPNFSAINPAKSEIKGTVEAWKKEAEKAVEKNMEDLLFETNEQIKIKPLYVEEDNRDLEHMESVPGIAPFTRGPYPSMYVNRPWTVRQYAGFSTAEESNAFYRRNLAMGQKGLSVAFDLATHRGYDSDHPRVVGDVGKAGVAIDSILDMKILFDGIPLDQMSVSMTMNGAVLPILAFYIVTAEEQGVTQDKLSGTIQNDILKEYMVRNTYIYPPEMSMKIIADIFEYTSKYMPKFNSISISGYHLQEAGAPADIELAYTLADGLEYARTGMKAGIDIDKFAPRLSFFWAIGMNYFMEVAKMRAARFIWSKLMKQFEPKNNKAMALRTHSQTSGWSLSEQDPFNNVARTLIEAHAAALGHTQSLHTNALDEAIALPTDFSARIARNTQLYLQEETGITKVIDPWAGSYYVESLTNELIERAWAHIEEIEGLGGMAKAIETGLPKMRIEEAAAKRQAKIDSQVETIVGVNKYRLKKEDPIEILEIDNTVVRESQLKRLSELKAKRDQAKVDEALQALSMAARTGEGNLLELAVQAARVRASLGEISDAIEEVAGRHKATIRSISGVYSSAYSKEAEIEEVVRMTEEFLENEGRRPRLLMAKMGQDGHDRGAKVVGTGFADLGYDVDIGPLFQTPKETAIQAVENDVHVVGMSSLAAGHKTLLPQLMMELKNLGREDIIVIVGGVIPAQDYDYLMENGATAIFGPGTVIPQAAKKVLQEIYNRLGYEEVAQ; translated from the coding sequence ATGAAAAGACCGAATTTTTCTGCTATAAATCCTGCTAAGTCTGAGATTAAAGGTACGGTGGAAGCTTGGAAAAAGGAAGCCGAAAAAGCAGTTGAAAAAAACATGGAGGATCTTCTGTTTGAAACCAATGAACAAATAAAAATCAAACCGCTTTATGTTGAGGAAGATAATCGCGATTTGGAGCATATGGAGAGTGTGCCAGGCATCGCTCCTTTTACAAGAGGGCCCTATCCTTCCATGTATGTCAATCGTCCTTGGACGGTACGTCAGTATGCAGGTTTTTCGACTGCCGAGGAATCCAATGCTTTTTACAGGCGTAATCTGGCGATGGGGCAAAAAGGGCTCTCAGTTGCTTTTGATTTAGCTACACACCGTGGTTATGACTCCGATCATCCACGCGTTGTCGGTGATGTGGGGAAGGCGGGAGTTGCCATTGATTCCATTCTTGACATGAAAATCCTGTTCGACGGCATTCCGCTTGATCAGATGTCCGTGTCAATGACGATGAACGGTGCTGTATTACCCATTCTTGCATTTTATATCGTGACAGCTGAAGAACAAGGCGTAACACAGGATAAGCTTTCAGGCACGATTCAAAATGACATCTTAAAGGAATACATGGTTCGGAATACGTATATCTATCCACCGGAAATGTCCATGAAAATCATAGCTGATATATTTGAGTATACATCCAAATATATGCCCAAGTTCAATTCCATTTCCATCTCCGGCTATCATCTGCAAGAAGCGGGGGCGCCGGCTGATATCGAACTTGCCTATACGTTGGCGGATGGGCTTGAGTATGCACGTACCGGAATGAAAGCAGGTATTGATATCGATAAATTTGCACCACGCCTTTCATTCTTCTGGGCCATAGGAATGAACTATTTCATGGAAGTGGCGAAAATGAGGGCAGCTCGTTTCATTTGGTCAAAACTGATGAAACAATTTGAACCGAAAAATAATAAAGCGATGGCATTGAGGACGCATTCCCAAACCTCAGGCTGGAGCCTCTCCGAGCAGGATCCGTTTAACAATGTCGCTAGGACCCTTATTGAAGCGCATGCGGCTGCACTTGGGCATACACAGTCCCTGCATACGAACGCATTGGATGAGGCCATTGCCTTGCCAACTGATTTCTCGGCACGCATTGCCCGTAACACACAGCTATATCTGCAGGAGGAAACCGGGATCACAAAAGTAATCGATCCATGGGCGGGTTCATACTATGTAGAATCGCTCACCAATGAATTAATCGAACGGGCTTGGGCTCACATAGAAGAAATCGAAGGTCTGGGTGGAATGGCGAAGGCTATTGAAACCGGCCTTCCAAAAATGAGGATCGAGGAAGCAGCTGCAAAGCGTCAGGCTAAAATCGATTCTCAAGTTGAAACGATCGTGGGCGTCAATAAGTATCGTTTGAAAAAAGAGGATCCTATTGAAATACTGGAGATTGATAATACGGTAGTTCGCGAAAGTCAGCTTAAGCGTTTGAGCGAATTAAAAGCGAAACGTGATCAGGCAAAGGTAGATGAAGCACTTCAAGCGCTATCCATGGCTGCCAGAACTGGCGAAGGTAACCTTCTAGAACTGGCTGTGCAAGCTGCAAGAGTACGGGCTTCATTAGGTGAAATATCCGATGCGATCGAAGAGGTTGCTGGACGTCACAAAGCAACGATCCGTTCCATCAGCGGCGTATATAGCTCGGCATACTCAAAAGAAGCGGAAATTGAGGAGGTCGTCCGCATGACGGAAGAGTTCCTTGAAAATGAAGGAAGAAGGCCTCGTTTGTTAATGGCTAAAATGGGTCAGGACGGTCATGATCGTGGAGCTAAAGTAGTAGGAACGGGATTTGCGGATTTAGGCTATGATGTCGATATCGGTCCATTATTCCAAACACCGAAAGAAACAGCCATCCAAGCCGTGGAAAATGATGTGCATGTAGTCGGAATGAGTTCGCTTGCTGCCGGCCATAAAACTTTGTTGCCGCAGCTTATGATGGAACTGAAGAACTTGGGCCGTGAGGACATAATAGTGATCGTAGGCGGTGTCATCCCTGCACAGGATTATGATTACCTAATGGAAAATGGGGCTACAGCCATTTTTGGACCTGGTACGGTCATACCACAGGCAGCGAAGAAAGTGCTTCAGGAAATATACAATCGCCTCGGATATGAGGAAGTGGCCCAATAA
- the meaB gene encoding methylmalonyl Co-A mutase-associated GTPase MeaB, with the protein MSEDKKPEWVDLNNQEGFASSLKPGVELAASQNKPSKSKFVKKHNVNIPVLELKEGIIKGDRAKLAKGITLVESNASHHMDHAQELLHAILPHTGNSIRIGISGVPGAGKSTFIETFGTYLCDRGHKVAVLAVDPSSSINGGSILGDKTRMEELARNPHAFIRPSPSEGTLGGVHRKTRETMLLCEAAGFDVILIETVGVGQSEAIVRSMVDFFMLLVLTGAGDELQGMKKGILELVDGIVVNKADGENIPLAIRTKSEYSRILHFLQPATKGWAGKAYACSAITGKGIPELWDVLNEFSDMTKESGVFQERRRMQSKEWLYSLIDHQLKTMFYKNETVKGLLPILENQVMSGNKTVTAAVKQAFGSFTETFKSN; encoded by the coding sequence ATGAGTGAAGACAAGAAGCCGGAATGGGTCGATCTTAACAATCAGGAAGGTTTTGCTTCTTCATTAAAGCCAGGTGTGGAATTAGCAGCCAGCCAAAACAAGCCTTCAAAAAGCAAATTCGTCAAAAAACATAATGTAAACATACCGGTCCTTGAACTTAAAGAGGGAATCATAAAAGGGGACAGGGCCAAGCTAGCTAAAGGGATTACATTGGTTGAAAGCAATGCATCCCACCACATGGATCATGCACAGGAATTATTGCATGCCATCCTTCCCCATACAGGGAACTCGATTCGCATCGGGATTTCCGGAGTGCCCGGTGCCGGAAAAAGTACCTTCATCGAGACGTTCGGAACTTACTTATGTGACAGGGGCCATAAGGTTGCCGTTCTAGCTGTCGATCCAAGCTCTTCAATCAATGGCGGAAGTATATTAGGTGATAAGACAAGGATGGAGGAACTGGCAAGAAACCCTCATGCCTTCATAAGACCTTCACCATCCGAAGGCACTCTAGGCGGAGTTCACCGCAAAACGAGGGAAACGATGTTGCTTTGTGAAGCGGCAGGATTTGATGTGATACTGATAGAAACTGTCGGTGTCGGTCAGAGTGAAGCTATAGTACGTAGTATGGTCGACTTTTTCATGCTCCTTGTCCTAACAGGTGCCGGAGATGAATTACAAGGGATGAAAAAAGGGATTCTGGAACTTGTGGACGGAATTGTAGTCAATAAAGCCGACGGAGAGAATATTCCGCTGGCGATTAGGACGAAATCCGAATATAGCAGAATCTTGCACTTCCTTCAGCCTGCAACAAAGGGATGGGCAGGAAAGGCATATGCTTGTTCCGCCATCACCGGTAAAGGGATCCCTGAGCTTTGGGATGTATTGAATGAATTTTCCGATATGACCAAGGAATCGGGTGTTTTTCAAGAACGGAGAAGAATGCAATCCAAGGAATGGCTTTATTCATTGATTGATCACCAGCTTAAAACGATGTTTTATAAAAATGAAACCGTCAAAGGTCTTCTCCCTATACTCGAGAATCAAGTGATGTCAGGGAATAAAACGGTCACTGCTGCTGTTAAGCAGGCCTTTGGATCTTTTACAGAAACATTTAAATCAAATTAA
- a CDS encoding methylmalonyl-CoA mutase family protein: MELKDVKNITFPKPSFEEWKEAAETSLKGKSVEKLKTNTYEGITLSPLYTETENSTEKEAELPGFFPFTRGTSPTGYHEKPWLVVQPVSGITAEEANEKMKASFKRGQNVVAYPARLLAEGARAEKLFKDIPLKGIPVFIDLKGKQKGLFPQFKAVAEAQNTQLTGVIAEDPIAEWLICGKLPEDTDNYFADWLKTIQDYQSVGRDLKTVLINTAVYHNGGANAVQEIAYGLAAAVQYLLEGQKQGLSIASVSEKIVFSFALDSNYFMSIAKLRAARRLWAGLAEAFETASDHFKMEIHAVTSELTETLYDQHVNILRTTNQAFAAAIGGIQYLQIHPFTHATGETDDFSERIARNTHLILKEETNITTVVDPAGGSWYVEQLTDELAEKAWAKFLEIDAAGGILELIKQGTLQKEIAEVYQGRVQNAAFRKESIIGTNVYPNPADKIKTPTRNNHVSYMNVEKPVGITPLDLNRVSIQFEQLRLRSEKYKEINGTAPTIGLINLKNLKSFKPRADFVKSLAAAGGIETNGSKGCQTVEEAVNYVAATKLPIYCVCGSDADYSEFAPAAIKEIKKQFPEITIYCAGKQKEELEITLIEAGVKDFVHVKTNAISILSELLQNLGVN; encoded by the coding sequence ATGGAACTGAAAGATGTAAAAAACATAACCTTTCCTAAGCCTTCTTTTGAAGAGTGGAAAGAAGCTGCGGAAACAAGTTTAAAAGGGAAAAGTGTAGAAAAATTAAAAACGAATACATATGAGGGCATCACTTTATCACCGCTCTATACAGAAACGGAGAATTCAACGGAAAAAGAAGCTGAATTACCAGGATTTTTCCCTTTCACCCGAGGAACTTCCCCAACGGGATATCACGAAAAACCTTGGCTTGTCGTTCAACCTGTAAGCGGTATCACGGCTGAAGAAGCAAATGAAAAGATGAAGGCTTCATTCAAACGCGGTCAAAATGTCGTGGCATACCCTGCACGATTGCTTGCAGAGGGCGCAAGGGCAGAAAAATTATTTAAGGATATCCCGTTAAAAGGAATTCCGGTTTTCATTGACCTAAAGGGGAAACAAAAAGGATTATTCCCTCAATTCAAGGCGGTAGCCGAAGCACAAAATACCCAATTGACAGGCGTTATTGCTGAAGATCCCATTGCAGAATGGCTCATTTGCGGTAAGCTGCCAGAAGATACGGATAACTATTTTGCAGACTGGCTGAAGACGATCCAAGATTATCAGAGTGTAGGCAGGGATTTAAAAACAGTTTTGATTAATACGGCAGTCTACCATAATGGGGGAGCTAATGCCGTACAAGAAATAGCTTATGGTTTAGCGGCTGCCGTCCAATATCTATTGGAAGGTCAAAAACAAGGGCTTTCCATTGCTTCTGTTTCCGAAAAAATAGTATTCTCTTTTGCTTTGGATTCAAATTACTTCATGTCCATCGCTAAACTGCGGGCTGCCAGAAGGCTTTGGGCAGGACTTGCAGAAGCTTTCGAAACGGCATCGGATCATTTTAAAATGGAGATACATGCCGTTACTTCCGAGTTGACAGAAACGCTATATGATCAGCATGTCAATATTCTTCGGACCACAAATCAGGCTTTCGCTGCAGCTATTGGAGGCATTCAATACCTTCAAATTCATCCATTCACACATGCAACTGGTGAAACCGATGATTTTTCAGAAAGAATTGCCCGTAACACTCACTTGATTTTAAAAGAAGAAACAAATATAACAACAGTGGTCGATCCTGCTGGCGGTTCATGGTATGTTGAGCAACTAACGGATGAATTGGCTGAAAAGGCTTGGGCGAAATTCCTTGAAATCGATGCAGCTGGAGGAATACTTGAGCTAATTAAACAAGGAACCCTTCAAAAAGAAATAGCTGAAGTTTACCAAGGAAGAGTCCAAAATGCGGCTTTCAGAAAAGAAAGCATCATCGGAACGAATGTTTATCCGAATCCAGCTGATAAGATTAAAACCCCGACACGGAATAACCATGTGTCATATATGAACGTTGAGAAGCCGGTGGGCATTACCCCACTTGACTTGAATCGGGTATCCATTCAGTTCGAACAGTTAAGACTACGCAGTGAAAAGTATAAAGAAATAAATGGAACGGCTCCAACTATTGGTTTGATTAATTTGAAAAATCTCAAATCCTTTAAACCTCGTGCAGATTTCGTTAAAAGTCTTGCTGCAGCAGGTGGTATTGAAACGAACGGCAGTAAGGGGTGTCAAACCGTGGAGGAAGCAGTCAATTATGTAGCTGCGACCAAGCTCCCTATCTATTGTGTTTGCGGCAGTGATGCTGACTATTCGGAATTCGCACCAGCCGCCATTAAAGAAATTAAAAAGCAATTCCCTGAAATCACTATTTATTGTGCCGGCAAGCAAAAAGAAGAATTGGAGATTACACTAATTGAAGCCGGAGTCAAAGATTTTGTCCATGTTAAAACAAATGCAATATCCATTTTATCGGAATTATTGCAGAATCTTGGGGTGAACTAA
- a CDS encoding dihydrolipoamide acetyltransferase family protein, with protein sequence MAMELMKMPQLGESVTEGTISKWLVKPGDHVTKYDPLAEVMTDKVNAEVPSSFTGIIKELKADENQTLAVGEVICSIEVEAAKTDNGNAGQVSHSEEIVDAPAIRDVQQASAEPSRKARYSPAVLKLSQEHGIDLSKVKGTGNEGRITRKDLLKLVESGNLPKADEPSAISDSSPVENAPQVNRQTSPVPNMPTAAGDKEIPVTGIRKAIASNMLKSKHEIPHAWTMVEVDASNMVKLRDNLKSEFKQKEGYNLTYFAFFVKAVAQALTEFPELNSMWAGENIIQKKEINISIAVATEDALFVPVIRNADEKSIKGIAREIQELAFKVKAGKLKAEDMQGGTFTVNNTGSFGSVQSMGIINYPQAAILQVETIVKRPVVINDMIAVRDMVNLCLSLDHRVLDGLVCGRFLARVKEIIEKISKDNTSIY encoded by the coding sequence ATGGCTATGGAATTAATGAAGATGCCTCAATTAGGCGAAAGTGTCACAGAGGGGACCATCAGTAAATGGCTTGTGAAGCCCGGGGATCATGTCACGAAATACGACCCGCTAGCTGAAGTGATGACGGATAAAGTAAATGCTGAGGTTCCTTCTTCCTTCACCGGCATCATCAAGGAATTGAAAGCGGATGAGAATCAAACATTGGCAGTCGGGGAAGTCATTTGCTCGATTGAAGTTGAAGCGGCAAAGACGGATAACGGAAATGCTGGGCAAGTTTCTCATAGTGAGGAAATTGTTGATGCACCTGCTATAAGAGATGTGCAGCAAGCGTCGGCCGAACCATCAAGGAAAGCTCGCTATTCGCCAGCTGTGTTAAAACTTTCCCAGGAGCATGGAATCGATCTTTCAAAAGTTAAAGGAACGGGGAATGAGGGACGGATCACCCGTAAAGATTTACTGAAACTTGTTGAATCAGGGAATCTTCCTAAGGCGGATGAGCCTTCCGCAATATCCGATTCGTCTCCTGTAGAGAACGCACCTCAAGTTAATCGTCAAACCAGTCCAGTACCAAACATGCCGACTGCGGCTGGGGACAAGGAAATACCTGTTACCGGCATCCGTAAGGCAATTGCATCCAATATGTTGAAAAGTAAGCACGAAATTCCGCATGCTTGGACGATGGTGGAAGTTGATGCAAGCAATATGGTGAAGTTGCGTGATAATCTTAAATCCGAGTTTAAACAAAAAGAAGGTTATAATTTAACGTACTTTGCCTTTTTCGTCAAAGCGGTTGCTCAAGCTCTTACGGAATTTCCAGAGCTCAATTCGATGTGGGCAGGCGAAAATATCATACAAAAGAAAGAAATCAATATATCCATAGCCGTTGCAACCGAAGATGCCTTATTTGTACCGGTCATTAGAAATGCCGATGAAAAATCAATCAAAGGTATAGCAAGGGAGATACAGGAACTTGCATTCAAAGTGAAGGCGGGTAAGTTAAAAGCGGAGGATATGCAAGGTGGTACGTTCACTGTTAATAACACTGGCTCATTCGGTTCTGTCCAGTCCATGGGAATCATCAATTATCCACAGGCGGCCATTTTACAAGTTGAAACGATTGTAAAACGTCCAGTGGTCATAAATGATATGATTGCAGTACGAGATATGGTGAATCTCTGTTTATCACTTGATCATCGTGTTTTGGACGGACTGGTATGCGGACGATTCCTTGCAAGGGTTAAAGAAATCATCGAAAAGATTTCCAAAGATAACACTTCCATATACTAA